Proteins from a genomic interval of Novipirellula aureliae:
- a CDS encoding M16 family metallopeptidase: MALFHTHTLSNGLRIAAEIDHRCYSAALGYFVHAGSRNETDGESGLSHFLEHMMFKGTESRSAADVNRELDELGGNSNAYTSEEQTVYYATVLPKFQDRLVELLTDMLSPSLEEHEFQTERKVILEEIAKYEDQPPFGAFERAMEIHFGPRGLGRRVLGTKESIESMEASTMRDYFNRRYRPDNIVVAASGNVDFDGLVEALEKQTKPWSDRSAPPPRNPDDTNSLPVGIDVDPILKVDELAQSYLIQMNRGPSMASEDRFASRILASILGDEGGSRLFWELIDTGRAETATVWPQEFADCGAWFTYLVCEKSDLTLNKKLIQDIMTRTAEQGVTNEELEQAVNKATAACIMQSERPGNRLFSIGSRWLTQSEYISTDEMLENFRSLDQQKIAAAAAEYLTPQPTTEVIVSDGIEGDC, translated from the coding sequence ATGGCATTATTCCACACACACACTTTGTCCAACGGGTTACGCATTGCAGCCGAGATCGATCATCGATGTTATTCGGCGGCATTGGGCTATTTTGTCCACGCCGGTTCCCGGAATGAAACCGACGGCGAATCGGGCTTGAGCCATTTTCTTGAGCACATGATGTTCAAAGGAACCGAATCTCGGAGCGCTGCCGATGTCAATCGAGAACTCGATGAACTGGGGGGGAATAGCAACGCTTACACCAGCGAAGAGCAAACGGTTTATTACGCTACCGTATTGCCAAAATTTCAAGATCGATTGGTTGAGCTGTTGACCGATATGCTTAGCCCTTCGCTGGAGGAACACGAATTTCAAACCGAACGAAAAGTGATCTTGGAAGAGATCGCCAAGTACGAAGACCAACCACCGTTTGGTGCGTTCGAACGGGCGATGGAGATCCATTTCGGACCGCGTGGCTTGGGCCGTCGCGTTCTAGGTACGAAAGAATCAATTGAGTCGATGGAAGCGTCGACAATGCGGGATTACTTTAACCGCCGCTACCGGCCTGACAACATCGTCGTCGCAGCAAGCGGCAATGTCGATTTCGATGGATTGGTCGAAGCACTCGAAAAACAAACGAAGCCCTGGTCGGATCGCAGCGCTCCCCCGCCACGAAACCCTGACGATACGAACTCGCTGCCTGTCGGCATCGACGTTGACCCGATCCTTAAAGTGGACGAGCTTGCACAGTCTTACTTGATCCAAATGAACCGTGGTCCGAGTATGGCAAGTGAGGACCGTTTTGCTTCACGGATTTTAGCATCGATTCTTGGCGATGAGGGGGGCAGCCGTCTGTTTTGGGAATTGATTGATACGGGCCGCGCAGAAACGGCAACCGTATGGCCGCAAGAGTTTGCAGACTGCGGAGCGTGGTTTACTTATCTCGTCTGTGAGAAATCCGATTTGACTCTCAATAAAAAACTAATCCAAGACATCATGACGCGAACGGCCGAGCAGGGCGTTACAAACGAAGAGTTGGAGCAAGCGGTCAACAAAGCAACCGCCGCTTGTATCATGCAAAGTGAGCGTCCGGGGAACCGATTATTCAGTATCGGCAGCCGATGGTTGACTCAGTCGGAATATATCAGTACCGATGAAATGCTGGAAAATTTTCGTTCACTTGACCAACAAAAGATCGCCGCAGCTGCTGCCGAGTATTTGACTCCGCAACCAACGACCGAAGTCATCGTCTCTGATGGGATCGAAGGAGACTGCTAG
- the sufB gene encoding Fe-S cluster assembly protein SufB: protein MATDLTEKEDVGEINKYNFRTETTGIFRAEKGLNSDVVNQISDIKNEPDWMRKFRLDSLKIFEERPMPKWGGAIDIDFQDIYYYLKPTESQGKTWDDVPQEIKDTFDKLGIPEAEKKFLSGVKAQFESEVVYGSLEEDLAKQGVIFTDTDTAVREHPDLLREYFGKIIPPNDNKFAALNSAVWSGGSFIYVPKGVHIDFPLQAYFRINAESMGQFERTLIIVDEGASVHYVEGCTAPMYTTESLHSAVVEVIAKRNSRCRYTTIQNWANNIYNLVTKRAYAYGDATMEWVDGNLGSKLTMKYPAVHMMEPGARGEILSIAFSSAGQHQDAGAKLVHAAPNTTGQIVSKSISKNGGRSSYRGLVRVEPGAHNSKNSVVCDALILDPESRSDTYPYIEILEQDVQVGHEASVSRIGEEQMFYLLSRGLTEQEASTMIVNGFIEPLVKELPMEYAIEMNRLIQLQMEGSVG from the coding sequence ATGGCTACTGACTTAACTGAAAAAGAAGATGTTGGCGAAATCAACAAGTACAACTTTCGCACCGAAACCACAGGTATCTTTCGTGCCGAGAAAGGCTTGAATTCGGATGTCGTCAATCAAATCTCGGACATCAAAAACGAACCTGACTGGATGCGGAAGTTTCGGCTCGATTCGTTGAAGATTTTCGAAGAACGCCCGATGCCAAAGTGGGGCGGTGCGATCGACATCGATTTCCAGGACATCTATTACTACCTGAAACCAACCGAGTCTCAGGGCAAGACTTGGGACGACGTTCCGCAAGAGATCAAGGATACGTTCGATAAACTCGGGATCCCCGAGGCCGAGAAAAAGTTTCTCTCGGGTGTGAAGGCTCAATTCGAAAGCGAAGTTGTCTACGGCTCGCTCGAGGAGGATTTGGCAAAACAGGGCGTGATCTTTACTGATACCGATACGGCGGTTCGCGAACACCCCGATTTACTTCGTGAATACTTCGGCAAGATTATCCCACCCAACGACAACAAGTTCGCGGCTCTCAACAGTGCCGTTTGGTCGGGCGGTTCGTTCATCTATGTACCCAAGGGCGTGCATATCGATTTCCCTTTGCAAGCCTATTTCCGAATTAACGCGGAAAGCATGGGCCAATTCGAGCGGACGCTGATCATCGTTGACGAAGGAGCGAGTGTGCATTACGTCGAAGGCTGTACCGCTCCGATGTACACGACCGAAAGCTTGCACAGTGCGGTGGTTGAGGTGATCGCAAAACGCAATTCACGCTGCCGCTACACGACGATCCAGAACTGGGCAAACAACATCTACAACCTGGTTACCAAACGGGCTTACGCTTATGGCGATGCGACGATGGAATGGGTCGATGGAAACTTGGGCAGTAAGTTGACAATGAAGTATCCTGCGGTCCACATGATGGAACCGGGGGCTCGCGGCGAAATTTTGTCGATTGCTTTTTCGAGTGCCGGTCAACACCAAGACGCGGGGGCTAAGCTGGTTCATGCGGCTCCGAATACCACGGGGCAAATCGTCAGCAAGAGCATCAGCAAGAACGGCGGTCGTAGCAGTTATCGTGGACTGGTTCGGGTTGAACCAGGGGCGCACAACAGTAAGAACAGTGTGGTTTGTGATGCATTGATTTTGGACCCGGAAAGCCGTAGTGACACGTATCCCTACATCGAGATTTTAGAGCAAGATGTGCAAGTCGGTCACGAAGCAAGTGTTTCGCGAATCGGTGAAGAGCAAATGTTCTACTTACTCAGCCGCGGTTTGACCGAACAAGAAGCGAGCACCATGATCGTTAACGGTTTCATCGAGCCGTTGGTGAAAGAATTGCCAATGGAATATGCGATCGAAATGAATCGTCTGATCCAGCTGCAAATGGAAGGCAGCGTCGGCTAG
- the miaB gene encoding tRNA (N6-isopentenyl adenosine(37)-C2)-methylthiotransferase MiaB — MNKRVFINTVGCQMNVLDSEMVIADLKRHGYTVVDSAKQADCVLFNTCSIRENAEEKVYSNLGKLKRAKEQHPGKMIGVIGCMAQKDQETVFRRAPFVDLVVGPGQLHTIPELLEKIDRGEGRQMAVSLSRTDGSQLKIARSHETFDPLRDPSMRPTPFQAYLRIQIGCDKFCTYCVVPNTRGPEQGRPPEQILSEARILADQGCREITLLGQTVNSYRYKQDDRQTDLASLLESLHEIDGIDRIKFVTNYPKDMTERLLTTVRDLPKCSPYLHVPVQSGSDEVLKRMKRGYTVADYMEMFERIERILPEASVSSDFIVGFCGETEEDFQKSVGLIERCRFKNSFIFQYSVRPGTTAAKRLEDDVPREVKIRRNNELLEVQDRLAKEDNLKMVGDVVEVLVEGPSKKTLRETSDHAEGRELKGDGHDLVQMIGRTHCDRIVVFDGNRRQAGQFLKIQVDDASCHTLVGRVQTVDVVSIGLPSLT; from the coding sequence ATGAATAAACGAGTATTTATCAACACGGTGGGCTGCCAGATGAATGTGCTGGACAGCGAGATGGTGATTGCCGACTTAAAGCGGCATGGCTACACCGTCGTCGACTCGGCCAAGCAGGCCGACTGTGTCCTCTTCAACACCTGTAGCATCCGAGAAAATGCCGAAGAAAAGGTTTACAGCAATCTTGGGAAGTTAAAGCGAGCGAAAGAGCAGCATCCTGGGAAAATGATTGGCGTGATTGGCTGCATGGCTCAAAAGGATCAGGAAACGGTTTTTAGGCGGGCTCCATTTGTCGACCTGGTCGTCGGTCCCGGCCAACTTCATACGATTCCCGAATTGCTTGAAAAGATCGATCGCGGCGAAGGGCGTCAAATGGCCGTGTCGTTGTCGCGAACCGACGGTTCGCAATTGAAAATTGCTCGCAGCCACGAAACCTTTGATCCGCTTCGTGACCCGTCGATGCGTCCGACGCCGTTCCAAGCTTACCTGCGTATCCAAATTGGATGCGATAAGTTTTGTACCTACTGTGTCGTTCCGAACACTCGTGGTCCTGAGCAGGGACGCCCGCCCGAGCAAATCTTGTCCGAAGCTCGCATCTTGGCCGATCAAGGATGTCGCGAAATCACGTTGCTTGGCCAGACGGTCAACAGTTACCGCTACAAGCAAGACGATCGGCAAACCGATCTCGCTTCGTTACTTGAATCGCTGCACGAGATTGACGGCATCGACCGCATCAAGTTTGTGACGAATTATCCGAAGGATATGACGGAACGGTTGTTGACGACGGTTCGTGATTTGCCTAAATGTTCGCCTTACCTGCACGTCCCCGTGCAAAGCGGTAGCGACGAAGTGCTCAAACGAATGAAACGCGGCTACACCGTCGCAGACTACATGGAAATGTTTGAACGAATCGAACGAATCTTACCGGAGGCGTCCGTCAGTAGCGATTTCATCGTTGGCTTTTGTGGCGAAACGGAAGAGGATTTTCAAAAGTCGGTTGGCCTGATTGAACGATGTCGGTTCAAGAACAGTTTCATTTTCCAATACAGCGTTCGCCCGGGGACGACTGCGGCCAAACGCTTGGAAGACGATGTGCCTCGTGAAGTAAAGATCCGCCGCAACAACGAGTTGCTTGAGGTACAAGACCGTTTGGCCAAGGAGGACAATTTAAAGATGGTTGGCGACGTCGTCGAGGTTCTAGTCGAAGGGCCTAGTAAAAAGACGCTTCGCGAAACGAGCGATCATGCCGAAGGTCGTGAACTCAAAGGGGATGGGCACGATCTTGTGCAAATGATTGGCCGCACCCATTGCGACCGAATCGTCGTGTTCGACGGCAACCGCCGCCAAGCAGGCCAATTCTTGAAAATCCAAGTGGACGATGCGAGTTGCCATACGTTGGTCGGACGGGTGCAAACGGTCGACGTCGTCTCGATCGGATTGCCGTCCTTGACTTGA
- the sufD gene encoding Fe-S cluster assembly protein SufD translates to MTQTTSLTFNAAGFDAFLSQRTEPQWLTELRREAWQHYEAMDWPARRAEEWIRTDIRAFKIEKFGLPAFEALDVPSVAQLKGGVDLGGSIETVDSYVVGEALDQELADKGVIFCDLSKACQIHAEVVRPHLFTAFDPDYDKFAALHSAFWAGGQFLYVPKGVVLEKPLYIGSVMSDGGTDTTHTLIVLDEGAEATVLHESNGVDENSKGLHVGSVEVIQKANSHLRYVNMQEWGYGAYHFAHQKALVGKDATIQWTIAAMGSMLSKVNQSVDLVGPGADSQVNGVMFTEGRQHLAYHTQQHHRAPSCHSDFLYKAAQQDKSRTVWRGMIKVDKIAQKTDGYQRNDNLVLSELSRADSIPGLEIEADDVRCTHGSTTSQVDAEQIFYAQCRGFTRKEATRMIVTGFFQQIFDRISIDSVREALGAAIARQVREYE, encoded by the coding sequence ATGACTCAAACGACTTCACTAACCTTTAACGCGGCTGGATTTGATGCCTTTCTCAGCCAGCGAACCGAACCACAGTGGTTGACGGAATTGCGCCGCGAAGCGTGGCAACATTACGAAGCGATGGATTGGCCAGCGCGCCGAGCGGAGGAGTGGATTCGAACGGACATTCGCGCTTTTAAAATCGAGAAGTTTGGTTTGCCCGCTTTCGAGGCTCTCGACGTTCCGTCGGTAGCGCAGTTGAAGGGGGGCGTCGACTTGGGTGGTTCGATCGAAACCGTTGACAGTTATGTTGTCGGTGAAGCACTCGATCAAGAGTTGGCTGACAAAGGCGTGATCTTTTGCGACCTGTCAAAAGCTTGCCAAATCCACGCCGAAGTGGTCCGGCCACACTTATTCACTGCGTTTGACCCCGACTACGACAAGTTTGCCGCCTTGCATTCCGCTTTCTGGGCAGGCGGTCAATTTTTGTACGTCCCCAAAGGGGTTGTTCTTGAAAAGCCGCTCTACATTGGATCGGTGATGAGCGATGGCGGGACCGATACGACGCATACGTTAATCGTATTGGACGAAGGAGCTGAGGCGACGGTATTGCATGAGTCCAACGGCGTCGATGAGAATTCGAAAGGGCTGCATGTTGGTAGTGTGGAGGTCATACAGAAAGCAAATTCGCATCTTCGCTATGTAAACATGCAAGAGTGGGGATATGGCGCATACCACTTTGCTCATCAAAAAGCGCTGGTTGGAAAGGACGCAACGATCCAGTGGACGATTGCGGCGATGGGATCGATGTTGTCGAAGGTCAATCAATCGGTCGACTTAGTCGGTCCTGGCGCCGACAGCCAAGTCAACGGCGTGATGTTCACCGAAGGCCGCCAGCATCTAGCCTATCACACTCAGCAACACCACCGCGCACCGTCATGCCACAGTGACTTTTTGTACAAAGCGGCCCAGCAGGACAAGAGCCGAACGGTATGGCGGGGGATGATCAAGGTCGACAAGATCGCGCAAAAGACGGACGGTTATCAGCGGAACGATAATTTGGTCCTGTCCGAGCTGTCCCGTGCCGATTCGATTCCAGGGCTGGAAATCGAAGCGGATGACGTTCGCTGCACACACGGTAGCACCACGTCACAGGTCGACGCCGAGCAGATTTTTTACGCTCAATGCCGGGGATTCACCCGAAAGGAAGCGACGCGGATGATTGTGACTGGCTTTTTCCAACAGATTTTTGATCGGATTTCGATCGATAGCGTGCGTGAAGCGTTGGGAGCCGCGATAGCTCGCCAAGTCCGGGAATACGAGTAG
- a CDS encoding M16 family metallopeptidase: MSTAQSATREEIRIEKLANGMVVAVQAMPWLRTAAFTLCLRAGVNAESDSNAGLASLTCEMVERGAGKYSSRDLVAIQDNLGMDRSSGVATSSISFGSAMPAESLEKALEIYADIVRRPHLPSDQFEDARMMALQELRGIEDEPTQRVMLRLRELEYGDRLGRSQHGTKESLAALSPVDVREFYAKHYHSGGSILAVAGNVNPDEVVRWANKHFGDWKSGAAVPPADPAGKSTYESIESPSSQTHIGFAFDAVPFGHCDYFKMRAAIGILSDGMSSRLFDRVREQRGLCYTVSAGTQSLENAGAVFGYAGTTPERAQQTLEVTLGEFARLTEDLTSSELDRWKVRIQSNLIMEQESSSSRASSIVSDYFQLGRVLSTTELESIIESLTLSEIAEYWSSHLPDHYRIVTLGPNRLDASLFVS, encoded by the coding sequence ATGTCTACTGCGCAATCTGCGACAAGAGAAGAAATTCGCATCGAAAAACTCGCCAATGGAATGGTGGTCGCGGTCCAGGCAATGCCGTGGCTGCGGACGGCGGCGTTCACGTTGTGTCTTCGCGCAGGTGTGAATGCGGAATCCGATTCCAATGCTGGCCTTGCGTCGCTGACTTGCGAAATGGTCGAGCGAGGAGCGGGCAAGTACAGTAGCCGCGACTTGGTTGCCATTCAAGACAATTTGGGGATGGATCGCTCATCGGGCGTGGCCACGTCGTCGATTTCGTTCGGTTCAGCGATGCCAGCAGAGTCGCTCGAAAAAGCACTCGAAATCTACGCCGATATCGTTCGGCGACCGCATTTGCCGAGCGACCAATTCGAAGACGCGCGGATGATGGCATTGCAAGAGCTTCGGGGAATCGAGGATGAACCGACTCAACGTGTGATGCTCCGCCTTCGCGAACTGGAGTATGGTGATCGGCTTGGCCGTAGCCAACATGGTACGAAAGAAAGTCTGGCCGCACTCTCGCCCGTTGATGTTCGTGAGTTCTATGCAAAACACTATCATTCCGGGGGCAGCATTTTGGCAGTCGCTGGCAACGTCAATCCCGATGAAGTCGTTCGGTGGGCCAACAAGCATTTCGGTGATTGGAAGTCAGGGGCGGCCGTCCCGCCAGCGGACCCAGCCGGGAAATCAACTTACGAATCGATCGAATCACCGTCGAGTCAAACGCACATCGGATTCGCTTTTGACGCGGTGCCTTTTGGGCACTGCGATTATTTCAAAATGAGAGCGGCGATTGGTATCCTTAGCGACGGTATGAGTAGCCGTTTGTTCGACCGTGTCCGCGAACAAAGAGGACTTTGCTATACCGTGTCCGCAGGCACCCAGTCGCTCGAAAATGCAGGAGCCGTGTTCGGTTATGCTGGGACGACACCCGAACGAGCCCAGCAAACATTGGAGGTTACTCTTGGTGAATTTGCGAGATTGACCGAGGACCTTACATCCTCTGAACTCGATCGTTGGAAGGTGCGAATTCAAAGTAATTTAATCATGGAGCAAGAATCGAGTTCATCGCGTGCGTCTTCGATCGTCTCCGACTATTTTCAGCTCGGACGGGTACTGAGTACGACGGAGCTTGAATCGATCATTGAATCGCTGACACTAAGTGAAATCGCCGAGTATTGGTCGAGTCATTTGCCGGACCATTACCGTATTGTAACGCTCGGTCCCAATCGTCTCGATGCATCGTTGTTCGTTTCGTAG
- a CDS encoding ATP-grasp domain-containing protein gives MRVFVGEFTCGGGMSQESIGSIPKGIRDEGSAMLRSLVADLLHFAEVTVPIDSRFGLDLGDADLVLMHPEATMFGQWVSAARDCDAAILVAPENDGILAKSAAMLRAAGVDVVAGSGDFLRTASDKLQTAKVLLRSGVAHPRYVALSDTRYESEMQCHDRFVLKPRDGCGTHEIRIFDSYEEAKSELTNELLLQPWLSGRAVSVSLVASGQHQTFLPAVSQEFSDDSCHYVGGRGPLDDDSQSRAALLACRAIAAMPPTVRGFVGVDLLLGDCASEDCVIEINPRLTTSYVGLRQIIHGNLAARLFDLETGPVSCEVEADSVHWTADGQVWVNSGTGF, from the coding sequence ATGCGAGTTTTTGTCGGCGAATTTACCTGCGGCGGAGGAATGTCGCAGGAAAGCATCGGGTCGATCCCCAAGGGGATCCGCGACGAGGGCTCTGCAATGCTTCGCTCTTTGGTCGCCGACCTACTTCATTTCGCTGAAGTCACCGTTCCAATCGACTCCCGTTTTGGCTTGGATCTCGGGGACGCAGATCTTGTTTTGATGCACCCAGAGGCGACGATGTTCGGGCAATGGGTTTCGGCCGCCCGCGACTGCGACGCCGCCATCTTGGTTGCTCCCGAGAACGATGGGATTTTAGCCAAGTCGGCAGCAATGCTGAGGGCCGCCGGTGTTGATGTGGTCGCAGGAAGCGGTGATTTTTTGCGTACCGCCAGTGATAAGTTACAGACCGCCAAGGTGCTTCTGCGTTCGGGCGTTGCTCACCCTCGCTACGTCGCTCTGTCAGACACCCGTTACGAATCCGAAATGCAGTGTCATGATCGCTTTGTGCTCAAACCACGCGATGGATGCGGAACCCACGAGATACGCATTTTCGATTCTTACGAAGAGGCGAAAAGCGAATTGACCAACGAGTTGTTATTGCAACCCTGGTTATCCGGACGTGCCGTTTCGGTTTCGTTAGTCGCGTCGGGACAACATCAAACATTTTTACCCGCTGTCTCTCAAGAGTTTTCGGACGATTCATGCCATTATGTCGGCGGACGTGGGCCTTTGGACGATGATTCGCAGTCACGAGCCGCGTTATTGGCATGCCGCGCAATTGCAGCGATGCCTCCTACCGTGCGAGGCTTTGTTGGGGTCGATTTGTTGCTGGGCGATTGTGCCAGTGAAGATTGCGTCATTGAAATCAATCCTCGGTTAACAACCTCTTACGTCGGGCTCCGGCAAATCATTCACGGCAACTTAGCGGCACGGCTGTTCGATTTGGAAACAGGCCCTGTTTCCTGTGAAGTCGAAGCGGATAGTGTTCATTGGACAGCCGACGGCCAAGTATGGGTTAATAGCGGCACAGGCTTCTAG
- a CDS encoding metal-sulfur cluster assembly factor encodes MALAEDKVREALKQVIDPELFVNIVDLGLIYVCRVGEEKEDGLHDVEIEMTMTSPMCPAGPQLVAGTKAAAEGMDEVDVCTVKVVMDPPWSPDLMTDDARDHLGIF; translated from the coding sequence ATGGCACTTGCCGAAGACAAGGTCCGCGAAGCATTGAAACAGGTCATTGACCCCGAGTTGTTTGTCAACATCGTCGACCTTGGCCTCATCTACGTTTGTCGCGTGGGTGAAGAAAAAGAAGACGGGCTTCATGATGTTGAAATTGAGATGACGATGACGAGCCCGATGTGTCCTGCGGGGCCTCAGTTGGTAGCTGGAACCAAGGCAGCGGCTGAGGGGATGGATGAGGTCGACGTTTGCACGGTAAAAGTCGTCATGGATCCACCTTGGTCACCTGATTTGATGACCGATGATGCCAGAGATCATCTCGGGATTTTCTAA
- a CDS encoding helix-turn-helix transcriptional regulator, whose product MSNSSTTTLHIEQLRSVDRELLVVMRSGESFGIGELTDLLKVTATAIRQRIERLLEMGLIDRRKIVAGRGRPTFEYRLTVEGHRRAGANPADLAEAMWQEILSIPDATVRKQLLTAVAARLGRQVAATLDRADDSVGDQSLESRMKRLSETLVGRDIAAEISHAGELPVIDVCVCPYPSLTDTSDDRAMCRLEEQMLSEALGRPLQLSSCRLDGDNRCQFTTMQADMGPAAASTSN is encoded by the coding sequence ATGTCAAATTCCAGTACAACTACGTTGCATATCGAGCAGCTCCGATCCGTTGATCGCGAGTTGTTGGTGGTCATGCGAAGTGGCGAATCGTTTGGAATTGGTGAATTGACAGATCTGCTAAAAGTGACAGCCACGGCGATCCGCCAGCGGATTGAACGGCTATTAGAGATGGGGTTGATCGATCGAAGAAAGATCGTAGCTGGTCGAGGCCGTCCGACTTTCGAGTACCGTTTGACGGTGGAAGGTCATCGTCGAGCGGGTGCCAACCCAGCGGACTTGGCGGAGGCGATGTGGCAGGAGATACTGTCGATTCCCGACGCTACGGTTCGCAAGCAATTGCTAACAGCGGTCGCCGCTCGATTGGGGCGTCAGGTTGCTGCAACGCTAGATCGTGCCGACGACAGTGTTGGGGACCAATCGCTCGAATCTCGCATGAAGCGGCTTTCAGAAACCTTGGTGGGGCGAGACATTGCAGCAGAGATATCGCACGCGGGCGAATTGCCTGTCATCGATGTTTGTGTGTGTCCCTATCCTTCACTGACCGACACATCGGACGACCGAGCGATGTGCCGGTTAGAAGAACAAATGTTATCCGAAGCACTTGGGCGTCCGTTACAGCTTAGTAGTTGCCGACTCGACGGTGACAATCGCTGTCAATTCACGACGATGCAAGCGGACATGGGGCCTGCTGCGGCGAGCACTTCGAATTAG
- the sufC gene encoding Fe-S cluster assembly ATPase SufC: MTHVLQIKNLHVSVGDKPILRGVNLTINHGETHALMGPNGSGKSTLGLAIMGHPGYTVTEGSITLDGEDVLAMEPDQRARAGLFLAFQRPMAVPGVKMADFLRHATTNVRRPDRKEGEELIPMREFRKELKEKMAHLRMDTEFARRYVNDGFSGGEMKRAEILQLAMLQPKFAVLDETDSGLDADAVRLASESIAEIGHGKMGLLIITHHDKLLEHNKPDFTHVMLGGRLVETGGKELADELHQSGYDRIRKAYPEAEAVNQEMVAVEEAAV, encoded by the coding sequence ATGACACACGTACTGCAAATTAAAAATCTACATGTATCCGTTGGTGACAAGCCGATCCTTCGTGGTGTGAACTTAACGATCAATCATGGTGAGACCCATGCTTTGATGGGGCCCAATGGCAGTGGGAAAAGCACGCTTGGATTGGCCATCATGGGGCACCCCGGTTACACGGTTACCGAGGGCAGCATCACGTTGGATGGCGAAGATGTGTTGGCGATGGAGCCTGACCAGCGAGCGCGTGCGGGTTTGTTTTTGGCTTTCCAACGCCCGATGGCGGTGCCTGGCGTAAAGATGGCCGACTTCCTGCGTCATGCCACAACCAACGTGCGACGCCCCGACCGCAAAGAGGGTGAAGAGCTAATCCCGATGCGTGAATTCCGCAAGGAATTAAAAGAGAAGATGGCCCATTTGAGGATGGACACCGAATTCGCGCGGCGTTATGTCAATGACGGTTTTTCGGGTGGAGAAATGAAGCGGGCGGAGATTTTGCAACTTGCCATGCTGCAGCCCAAGTTCGCTGTGCTCGATGAAACCGACAGTGGGCTGGATGCGGACGCCGTTCGGTTGGCCAGTGAATCGATTGCCGAAATCGGACACGGCAAAATGGGGCTGTTGATCATTACCCACCACGACAAGCTTCTCGAGCATAACAAGCCCGATTTCACGCACGTCATGCTAGGTGGTCGTTTGGTGGAAACCGGGGGCAAAGAATTGGCCGACGAACTTCACCAATCAGGTTACGATCGCATTCGCAAAGCGTATCCCGAAGCGGAGGCGGTTAACCAGGAAATGGTAGCTGTGGAAGAGGCCGCGGTCTAA
- the hemQ gene encoding hydrogen peroxide-dependent heme synthase: MSTDSPSQPPRPASSGPPSRPGAEANESLPEPSTIPIQGWHCTHTMYRFRRELISGPLSRGCQDQFRAALDLESNACPERLAAYWTSGHRADFAVMAMDPDPAKVDAVHQNIVAPTLGQFVEATWSFVSMSEISEYVPTLEQYRERLIASGAQPDSPALTAKLNAYERRLPMMMQHRMQPDFPDWPSVCFYPMNKSRAVGANWFSEPFSRRNAMMAEHAQSGIAFAGKVSQLITVGVGLDNWEWMVTLWGRNPQYLKEIVYKMRFDEASAKYGEFGPFYVGYKATADEILAHCKVS, encoded by the coding sequence ATGAGCACTGACTCACCCTCCCAACCGCCGCGTCCTGCATCCTCTGGGCCTCCTTCGCGACCGGGTGCTGAAGCGAACGAGTCGTTACCAGAACCATCGACCATCCCGATTCAAGGCTGGCATTGCACCCATACGATGTATCGTTTTCGCCGCGAGCTGATCAGTGGTCCGTTGAGCCGCGGTTGCCAAGATCAATTCCGAGCGGCACTCGATCTTGAGTCGAATGCGTGCCCCGAGCGGTTGGCAGCTTATTGGACGAGTGGTCATCGCGCTGATTTTGCGGTGATGGCGATGGATCCCGATCCCGCTAAGGTCGATGCCGTTCACCAAAACATTGTCGCTCCGACACTTGGTCAATTTGTCGAAGCGACTTGGTCGTTTGTCTCGATGAGCGAGATTAGCGAGTACGTGCCGACGCTCGAGCAATACCGCGAGCGGCTTATCGCCAGTGGAGCTCAGCCCGATTCACCCGCATTGACGGCGAAGTTAAACGCGTACGAGCGGCGGTTGCCGATGATGATGCAGCATCGGATGCAACCCGATTTCCCCGATTGGCCTTCGGTTTGCTTCTATCCGATGAACAAAAGCCGAGCGGTCGGTGCGAATTGGTTTAGTGAACCGTTTAGTAGACGCAATGCGATGATGGCCGAGCACGCGCAAAGCGGGATTGCGTTCGCGGGCAAGGTTAGCCAACTCATTACCGTCGGCGTCGGTCTTGATAATTGGGAATGGATGGTGACGCTCTGGGGACGCAATCCACAATACCTAAAAGAGATTGTCTACAAGATGCGATTCGACGAAGCGAGTGCAAAGTATGGCGAATTTGGCCCGTTTTATGTCGGCTACAAAGCGACCGCTGACGAGATTTTAGCTCACTGCAAAGTGAGCTAA